In one window of Shewanella goraebulensis DNA:
- the ispF gene encoding 2-C-methyl-D-erythritol 2,4-cyclodiphosphate synthase: MNIRIGHGFDVHKFGGDKPLILGGVTVPYETGLIAHSDGDVVLHAISDAILGSMALGDIGKHFPDTDSEFAGADSRVLLRHCYKLAKQKQFVIGNLDVTIIAQAPKMLPHIQAIRECLAQDLETAIDNINVKATTTEKLGFTGRKEGIAVESVVLMSKAL, from the coding sequence ATGAATATACGAATTGGGCATGGATTTGACGTACATAAATTCGGTGGTGACAAGCCGTTAATATTAGGTGGTGTTACCGTACCTTATGAAACAGGTCTGATTGCTCACTCTGATGGTGATGTGGTCTTACATGCTATTTCAGATGCGATTCTAGGTTCTATGGCTTTAGGTGATATAGGTAAGCATTTTCCAGATACTGATTCAGAGTTTGCAGGCGCTGACAGTAGAGTACTTTTAAGGCATTGTTATAAATTAGCCAAGCAAAAGCAGTTTGTTATCGGTAATCTTGATGTCACAATTATTGCTCAGGCACCTAAAATGCTCCCGCATATTCAAGCGATAAGAGAATGCTTAGCGCAAGATTTAGAAACAGCCATTGATAACATTAATGTGAAAGCGACCACGACTGAAAAATTAGGTTTTACCGGACGTAAAGAAGGCATTGCGGTTGAATCTGTTGTTTTGATGTCCAAAGCATTATAA
- the ispD gene encoding 2-C-methyl-D-erythritol 4-phosphate cytidylyltransferase — protein sequence MKSAKQSVVAIVPAAGIGARMGASIPKQYLMLGEQTILAHTLDSLISHPDISKVIVALHPEDDFFAKLTQANHEKVLTVIGGNERADSVLAALNSLDDETNDVTTDITSEHSTWSLVHDAARPCLTQTDIDKLLESRAVHSQGAILAMPVRDTMKRSIVANAADKAVSKVEIAETVCRDNLWHALTPQLFPSQQLKQNLSAALEQGVNITDEASAMEWAGVNPGLVSGRADNIKVTHPDDLQLAKLFLANIESL from the coding sequence ATGAAGTCTGCAAAGCAATCTGTTGTCGCTATTGTGCCAGCTGCTGGCATTGGTGCCAGAATGGGCGCGTCTATTCCTAAGCAATACTTAATGCTTGGCGAACAAACCATATTAGCGCATACCTTGGATAGTTTAATTTCACATCCTGACATCAGCAAAGTGATTGTGGCATTGCACCCTGAAGATGACTTTTTTGCAAAACTAACACAAGCCAATCATGAAAAAGTTTTGACAGTAATAGGCGGCAACGAGCGTGCTGACTCAGTTCTTGCTGCATTGAATAGCTTAGATGATGAAACCAATGATGTAACTACTGATATTACGAGTGAGCACTCGACTTGGTCACTGGTCCATGATGCAGCTAGACCTTGTTTAACTCAAACTGATATCGATAAGTTACTCGAGTCTCGTGCTGTGCATAGCCAAGGGGCAATTTTAGCTATGCCAGTGAGAGACACAATGAAGAGAAGTATTGTTGCTAATGCTGCGGACAAAGCTGTAAGTAAAGTTGAAATAGCTGAAACAGTTTGCCGTGATAATTTGTGGCATGCGTTAACTCCACAATTGTTCCCTAGTCAGCAACTAAAACAAAATTTATCTGCAGCCCTTGAACAAGGCGTTAATATCACCGATGAAGCGAGCGCAATGGAATGGGCAGGCGTGAATCCTGGGTTAGTATCAGGTAGGGCTGATAATATTAAAGTCACTCATCCAGATGATTTACAATTAGCTAAGCTATTTTTAGCCAACATTGAGTCGCTTTAA
- the ftsB gene encoding cell division protein FtsB, which produces MKRLLLLLIILVGLLQYRLWLGENNLSQYMNLQKQIASQQESNNKLIARNQVLIAEIVDLKSGTEAIEERARNELGMVKEGETFYRVVGNNPRNNSTFGQ; this is translated from the coding sequence ATGAAACGACTTTTACTATTACTGATTATCTTAGTAGGCTTGTTGCAGTATCGACTTTGGTTAGGCGAGAACAATCTTTCCCAGTATATGAATCTGCAAAAGCAGATTGCCAGCCAACAAGAAAGTAATAACAAACTGATCGCCCGTAACCAAGTGCTAATTGCTGAAATCGTAGATTTAAAAAGTGGCACAGAAGCCATCGAAGAGCGTGCGCGTAATGAGTTGGGTATGGTCAAAGAAGGTGAAACTTTCTATCGTGTTGTTGGTAATAATCCCCGAAATAATTCTACATTTGGTCAGTAA
- the eno gene encoding phosphopyruvate hydratase — MANIINVIGREIMDSRGNPTVEAEVHLADGSFGMAAAPSGASTGSREALELRDGDKARYLGKGVLKAVEAVNGPIAQALKGKDALAQAELDQIMIDLDGTENKAKFGANAILAVSLAAAKAAAASKKVPLYTHIADLNGTPGVYSMPLPMMNIINGGEHADNSVDIQEFMIQPVGAANFREGLRMGAEVFHSLAKVLKADGHSTAVGDEGGFAPNLPSNASALAAIKVAVANAGYELGKDITLAMDCAASEFFDKEANIYDLKGEGKKFTSEEFNYFLQDLTKEYPIVSIEDGLDESDWEGFAHQTKLMGDKIQLVGDDLFVTNTKILKRGIDNGIANSILIKFNQIGSLTETLAAIKMAKDAGFTVVISHRSGETEDATIADLAVGTAAGQIKTGSLSRSDRVAKYNQLLRIEEALGEKAPYNGLKEVKGQA; from the coding sequence ATGGCTAACATTATTAATGTCATTGGTCGCGAAATCATGGATTCACGCGGTAACCCAACAGTTGAAGCTGAAGTCCATCTTGCTGATGGTTCTTTCGGTATGGCTGCTGCTCCTTCAGGTGCTTCTACTGGTTCACGTGAAGCATTAGAATTACGTGACGGCGACAAAGCTCGTTACTTAGGTAAAGGTGTATTAAAAGCGGTTGAAGCTGTTAATGGTCCAATCGCGCAGGCGTTAAAAGGTAAAGATGCATTGGCTCAAGCTGAACTTGACCAAATCATGATTGACCTAGATGGCACTGAAAACAAAGCTAAGTTTGGCGCAAACGCAATCTTGGCAGTTTCTTTAGCAGCAGCAAAAGCGGCAGCGGCTTCAAAGAAAGTACCTTTATATACGCACATCGCTGACTTAAACGGTACTCCTGGTGTTTACTCTATGCCTCTACCAATGATGAACATCATCAATGGTGGTGAGCATGCTGACAACAGTGTTGATATCCAAGAGTTTATGATCCAACCAGTTGGCGCTGCTAACTTCCGTGAAGGCCTAAGAATGGGCGCTGAAGTTTTCCATAGCCTAGCAAAAGTACTTAAAGCTGACGGCCATTCAACTGCAGTAGGTGATGAAGGTGGTTTCGCACCAAACCTTCCATCAAATGCTTCTGCTTTAGCTGCGATTAAAGTGGCTGTGGCGAATGCAGGTTACGAGTTAGGTAAAGACATCACTTTAGCGATGGATTGTGCTGCTTCTGAATTCTTTGATAAAGAAGCCAACATCTACGATCTTAAAGGTGAAGGTAAGAAATTCACTTCTGAAGAGTTTAACTACTTCTTACAAGATCTTACTAAAGAATATCCAATCGTTTCTATCGAAGATGGTCTTGATGAATCAGATTGGGAAGGTTTTGCACATCAAACTAAATTGATGGGTGACAAAATTCAATTGGTTGGTGATGACTTATTCGTAACTAACACTAAGATTTTGAAGCGTGGTATCGATAATGGTATTGCTAACTCTATCTTAATCAAGTTCAACCAAATTGGTTCATTAACTGAAACTTTAGCTGCGATAAAAATGGCTAAAGATGCTGGTTTTACCGTTGTAATTTCTCACCGTAGTGGTGAAACTGAAGATGCAACCATTGCTGATCTAGCCGTTGGTACTGCAGCAGGCCAAATTAAAACGGGTTCTTTAAGCCGTTCTGATCGTGTTGCTAAGTACAACCAACTGCTTCGTATCGAAGAAGCATTAGGTGAAAAAGCACCTTACAACGGTCTTAAAGAAGTGAAAGGCCAAGCTTAA
- a CDS encoding CTP synthase has translation MTTRYIFVTGGVVSSLGKGIAAASLAAILEARGLNVTIMKLDPYINVDPGTMSPTQHGEVFVTEDGAETDLDLGHYERFIRTKMNRRNNFTTGRIYEQVLRKERRGDYLGATIQVIPHITNAIKEKVLEGGEGHDVAIVEIGGTVGDIESLPFLESIRQLSAELGRDRTLFMHLTLVPFLGAAGEIKTKPTQHSVKELRSIGIAPDVLVCRGDRAIPANEKAKISLFCNVEEKAVISLKDVDSIYKIPALLRSQGLDELVIKRFGIDCKEADLSEWENVIYQEANPTGEITIGMVGKYIELPDAYKSVNEALKHAGLKNRVTVNIQYVDSQTVEAKGAEVLTGLDGILVPGGFGERGVEGKIFAAQYARENNIPYFGICLGMQVALIEFARNVAKLADAHSTEFNSKTDHPVIGLITEWINEEGNVETRHEESDLGGTMRLGAQLCHLADGTKAAAAYNSNTCVERHRHRFEVNNNYVERLEKAGLVFSGLSSDRKLVEMIELPNHPWFVAGQFHPEFTSTPRDGHPLFEGFVAAAAAHQKGEAS, from the coding sequence ATGACTACAAGGTATATCTTCGTAACTGGTGGCGTTGTTTCTTCACTAGGTAAAGGCATTGCAGCAGCATCTCTAGCAGCAATTTTAGAGGCGCGTGGCCTCAATGTAACCATTATGAAACTGGACCCATACATTAACGTCGATCCAGGTACCATGAGCCCAACTCAGCATGGTGAAGTATTCGTTACTGAAGATGGTGCTGAAACTGATTTAGATTTAGGTCATTACGAACGTTTTATTCGTACCAAAATGAACCGTCGTAATAACTTCACTACTGGTCGTATTTACGAGCAAGTGCTACGTAAAGAACGTCGTGGTGACTATTTAGGCGCAACTATTCAGGTCATTCCGCATATTACTAATGCGATTAAAGAAAAAGTACTTGAAGGTGGCGAAGGCCATGATGTTGCTATCGTAGAAATCGGTGGCACAGTAGGTGATATCGAATCACTGCCATTCTTAGAATCAATTCGTCAACTAAGTGCTGAGCTAGGACGTGACCGCACTTTATTCATGCATTTGACGTTAGTGCCATTCTTAGGCGCTGCAGGCGAAATTAAAACTAAACCAACACAGCACTCTGTAAAAGAGCTTCGCTCAATTGGTATCGCGCCAGACGTATTAGTTTGTCGTGGTGACCGCGCAATTCCTGCAAACGAAAAAGCGAAAATCTCGCTGTTCTGTAATGTAGAAGAAAAAGCGGTTATCTCGTTAAAAGACGTAGATAGTATTTACAAAATCCCAGCTTTACTTCGTTCACAAGGCCTTGATGAGTTAGTTATCAAGCGTTTTGGTATTGATTGTAAAGAAGCTGATTTATCTGAATGGGAAAATGTTATTTATCAAGAAGCTAACCCAACTGGTGAAATCACTATCGGTATGGTGGGTAAATACATTGAATTACCAGATGCATATAAGTCAGTAAATGAAGCATTAAAACATGCAGGCCTTAAAAACCGCGTGACAGTGAACATTCAATATGTTGATTCACAAACTGTTGAAGCAAAAGGCGCTGAAGTCTTAACTGGCTTGGACGGCATTTTAGTTCCTGGCGGTTTCGGTGAGCGTGGTGTTGAAGGTAAGATTTTTGCGGCTCAATACGCACGTGAAAACAACATCCCTTATTTCGGTATCTGTTTAGGTATGCAAGTGGCTCTTATTGAGTTTGCTCGTAACGTAGCTAAGCTTGCTGATGCTCATTCAACTGAGTTCAATTCTAAGACTGATCATCCTGTGATTGGTTTGATCACTGAGTGGATCAATGAAGAAGGTAATGTTGAAACTCGCCATGAAGAATCTGATTTAGGTGGCACAATGCGTTTAGGTGCTCAGCTATGTCATTTAGCTGATGGTACTAAAGCTGCTGCTGCTTACAATTCTAATACTTGTGTTGAGCGTCATCGCCATCGTTTTGAAGTGAACAACAATTATGTTGAGCGCTTAGAGAAAGCAGGCTTAGTATTCAGTGGTCTATCATCTGACCGCAAATTAGTTGAAATGATTGAGCTGCCAAATCACCCTTGGTTTGTTGCTGGTCAATTCCACCCTGAGTTCACCTCAACACCGCGTGATGGTCACCCTCTATTTGAAGGGTTTGTAGCCGCTGCTGCTGCTCATCAAAAAGGTGAAGCTAGCTAG
- the mazG gene encoding nucleoside triphosphate pyrophosphohydrolase — translation MSKESSQTHNIIQPLLTIMEKLRDPETGCPWDKQQTFATIVPFTLEEAYEVADAIEQADFESLPDELGDLLFQVVFYCQLASEQGMFDFAVVVEKICDKLTRRHPHVFTVKDSGTSSPRANAEKVKQSWDAIKQTEREQKQQFSLLDDIPVALPALNRSIKIQKRVAKVGFDWPDLAPVVAKVHEEIDEVMEEAQHLKTQLEIYHERVVDEMGDLLFAVANMARHLGVEPEQALRQANQKFERRFRGVEHFAKQSGKSMNEHSLDELDAYWDQVKQQERL, via the coding sequence ATGTCTAAAGAGTCATCTCAAACTCATAATATTATTCAACCATTATTAACGATTATGGAGAAGTTACGCGATCCTGAAACCGGTTGTCCTTGGGATAAACAACAAACATTTGCGACGATTGTGCCATTTACGCTCGAAGAAGCTTATGAAGTAGCGGATGCAATAGAACAAGCTGATTTTGAATCGCTGCCTGATGAACTAGGTGATCTACTGTTTCAGGTGGTGTTTTATTGTCAGTTGGCGAGTGAGCAGGGCATGTTTGACTTTGCTGTTGTGGTTGAGAAAATTTGTGACAAGCTGACGCGGCGTCATCCCCATGTGTTTACCGTTAAGGATAGTGGCACCAGTTCGCCACGTGCCAATGCGGAAAAAGTTAAACAATCCTGGGATGCAATTAAACAAACGGAGCGCGAGCAAAAACAGCAGTTTTCATTACTCGATGATATTCCTGTGGCTCTGCCTGCATTAAATCGTTCGATAAAAATTCAAAAAAGAGTCGCTAAGGTAGGGTTTGATTGGCCTGATTTAGCGCCAGTTGTGGCTAAAGTCCATGAAGAAATCGATGAAGTGATGGAAGAGGCACAACACCTTAAAACGCAGCTAGAGATTTATCATGAACGTGTGGTCGATGAAATGGGCGATTTGTTATTTGCTGTTGCTAATATGGCAAGACATTTGGGCGTTGAACCTGAGCAAGCTTTAAGACAAGCAAACCAAAAGTTTGAACGACGTTTCCGTGGTGTAGAGCACTTTGCTAAGCAAAGCGGAAAGTCGATGAATGAACACTCTTTAGATGAGTTAGACGCATATTGGGATCAAGTTAAACAACAGGAAAGGCTTTAA
- the relA gene encoding GTP diphosphokinase, protein MVSVREAHFNSADFNIDEWVMRYLDNAEEAQMLLDLIKQLDALPTPSPDIHRELLDRAREMVEILAPLNMDIETLQASLLFIIHDAGILSIEDIEEKFGKSLSQLVASVVTMEAIGALKVSQDSRTAEPQIDNIRKMLLAMVEDVRAVVIKLAERLRLLREIKNVDEETRVLVAREVADIYAPLANRLGIGQLKWELEDISFRYLHPVVYKDIAKQLDGKRVDREVFVEKFVTQLQERLDADQIRAKVYGRPKHIYSIWRKMKGKDLKFDELFDVRAVRIVTDRLQDCYGALGVVHTLWHHIPREFDDYVANPKPNGYQSIHTVVVGPEGKTVEIQIRTEAMHQDAELGVAAHWKYKEGTAGGKQSGYEEKINWLRKILLWQEDVAETGNLVEEVRSQVFEDRAYVFTPNGEVVDLPLGSTVLDFAYYIHSHVGHKCIGAKVDGRIVPFTYQVETGERIEIITSKHPNPKRDWLNPNLGYIKSSRSRSKIQHWFKQQDRDKNMVAGKELLEAELTRISLKIKDAQVAVERFNMNSMDDMLAAIGGGDLRLNQVVNYIETSLRKEPSSEQEIVEEIIKRSHTKPARKGKGQVEVNGVGNLLSHIASCCKPVPGDEIFGYITMGRGVSVHRSDCAQVKELMRAHPERNVEVVWGENYSGGYRIKVQVNAHDRSGLLRDVTTVLAAEKSNVMAMSSTSDEKNQTAAVDLELELYNLDGLSRILAKLGQIEGVIEARRL, encoded by the coding sequence ATGGTCTCAGTCCGAGAAGCACATTTTAATTCAGCCGATTTTAATATCGACGAATGGGTGATGCGTTATTTAGATAATGCCGAAGAAGCCCAAATGTTGCTGGATCTTATTAAACAGTTAGATGCGCTGCCGACTCCATCCCCAGATATTCATCGCGAACTATTAGACCGTGCTCGTGAAATGGTTGAAATCCTTGCTCCACTGAATATGGACATTGAAACCCTGCAAGCATCCCTATTATTTATCATTCATGATGCAGGCATTCTTTCGATTGAAGACATAGAAGAAAAGTTTGGTAAAAGTTTAAGTCAGTTGGTGGCAAGTGTTGTCACGATGGAAGCCATTGGCGCTTTAAAAGTTAGTCAAGATTCACGCACCGCAGAACCGCAAATTGATAATATTCGTAAAATGTTATTGGCGATGGTGGAAGATGTCCGCGCTGTCGTGATCAAACTTGCTGAGCGATTACGCCTACTACGTGAAATTAAAAACGTCGATGAAGAGACTCGCGTGTTAGTTGCGCGTGAAGTTGCCGATATTTATGCGCCATTAGCCAATAGATTAGGTATCGGTCAGCTTAAATGGGAATTAGAAGATATTTCATTCAGATACCTTCATCCAGTTGTCTATAAAGACATTGCTAAACAATTAGACGGCAAGCGTGTCGATAGAGAAGTGTTTGTCGAAAAGTTTGTAACCCAGCTGCAAGAACGTTTAGATGCCGATCAAATACGTGCAAAAGTCTATGGTCGCCCAAAACACATCTACAGCATCTGGCGCAAAATGAAGGGCAAAGATCTTAAGTTCGATGAACTGTTTGATGTCCGCGCAGTGCGTATTGTCACTGACCGCCTTCAAGATTGTTATGGCGCATTAGGTGTCGTCCATACCCTTTGGCATCATATTCCACGTGAATTTGATGACTATGTGGCAAATCCTAAACCTAACGGCTACCAATCAATCCATACCGTCGTTGTAGGGCCCGAAGGTAAAACTGTTGAGATCCAAATTCGTACCGAAGCGATGCATCAAGATGCAGAGCTAGGTGTGGCTGCGCACTGGAAGTACAAAGAAGGTACGGCTGGTGGAAAACAAAGTGGTTATGAAGAAAAGATTAACTGGCTACGTAAGATCTTACTTTGGCAAGAAGATGTGGCCGAAACAGGCAACCTAGTTGAAGAAGTGCGCAGTCAGGTTTTCGAAGACCGAGCATATGTATTTACCCCTAACGGCGAAGTGGTTGATTTGCCACTGGGTTCAACTGTACTGGACTTTGCTTACTACATTCACTCGCATGTGGGTCATAAATGTATTGGTGCAAAAGTGGATGGACGTATTGTGCCATTTACTTATCAAGTTGAAACAGGTGAGCGGATTGAGATTATTACCTCAAAGCATCCAAATCCGAAAAGAGACTGGTTAAACCCGAATTTAGGCTATATCAAGTCGTCTCGCTCACGCTCTAAAATTCAACATTGGTTTAAGCAACAAGACCGCGATAAAAACATGGTTGCCGGTAAAGAGTTACTTGAAGCTGAACTCACACGGATATCATTAAAAATTAAAGACGCGCAAGTGGCTGTTGAGCGATTTAACATGAACTCAATGGATGACATGTTAGCGGCTATTGGCGGCGGCGATCTTCGCCTTAACCAAGTGGTTAATTATATCGAAACCAGCCTGCGTAAAGAGCCGAGTTCAGAGCAAGAAATTGTTGAAGAGATCATAAAGCGTTCGCACACTAAACCAGCCCGTAAAGGGAAAGGTCAAGTTGAAGTTAATGGCGTGGGTAACTTACTGAGCCATATTGCCAGTTGTTGTAAACCTGTTCCGGGTGATGAAATTTTTGGTTACATTACTATGGGGCGAGGGGTTTCAGTACATCGCAGTGACTGTGCTCAAGTTAAAGAATTAATGCGTGCTCATCCTGAGCGTAATGTAGAAGTCGTGTGGGGTGAAAATTACTCTGGTGGATATCGCATTAAAGTACAAGTAAATGCTCATGATAGAAGCGGGTTATTAAGAGACGTCACCACAGTACTTGCGGCAGAAAAGTCGAATGTGATGGCAATGAGCTCAACATCAGATGAAAAGAACCAAACTGCGGCGGTTGATCTTGAATTAGAGCTTTATAACCTTGATGGCTTATCGCGTATCTTAGCGAAATTGGGCCAAATTGAAGGCGTCATTGAAGCAAGGCGCTTATAA